The following coding sequences lie in one Ctenopharyngodon idella isolate HZGC_01 chromosome 11, HZGC01, whole genome shotgun sequence genomic window:
- the LOC127522405 gene encoding cytochrome b-245 heavy chain isoform X2: MLILLPVCRNLLSFLRGSIQCCSRTAARQLDRNLTFHKLVAYMIALHTAIHIIAHLFNFERFMDSQLMINSSYLPYVLSQIGNNDNRSYLNPIRSNETNPTIVMFTTIAGLTGVVITLALILIITSSMEVIRRSYFEVFWFTHHLFIVFFIGLVLHGVGRIVRGQTVESVNVHNPNECHSHFETWGQNNSCPVPVFAGNPPMTWKWVVGPMFLYVCERLVRFYRSQQKVVITKVVMHPSKTLELQMKKKGFKMEVGQYVFIQCPSISQLEWHPFTLTSAPEEDHLSVHIRIVGDWTQALYTACGGDKTVVLDAWTLPKMAIDGPFGTASEDVFRYEVVMLVGAGIGVTPFASVLKSVWYKHVQENNVFTKKIYFYWLCPETQAFEWFADLLQSLERQMTEKNMSDFLSYNIYLTRWKDAEAAHLRVQYEAEDDPITGLKQKTRYGKPNWDNEFSAIATQHPGSKIGVFLCGPTALATALGKQCISHKESGTEFIFNKENF; this comes from the exons CTATCCACATCATAGCTCACCTGTTTAACTTTGAGAGATTCATGGATTCCCAGCTTATGATCAACAGCAGTTACCTGCCTTACGTGCTCTCTCAGATTGGCAACAATGACAACAGATCTTATCTGAACCCCATCAGAAGCAATGAGACG AACCCAACCATAGTGATGTTCACAACTATAGCGGGATTGACGGGAGTGGTCATCACCCTCGCTCTCATCCTCATCATCACTTCCTCCATGGAGGTCATCAGAAGGTCATATTTTGAGGTGTTCTGGTTCACCCATCACCTGTTCATCGTCTTTTTCATTGGTTTGGTTCTTCATGGAGTTGG GCGTATTGTGCGAGGCCAGACTGTTGAAAGTGTAAATGTGCACAACCCAAATGAATGTCACAGCCATTTTGAGACCTGGGGTCAAAATAACAGCTGCCCTGTACCTGTCTTTGCTGGGAACCCACCAATG ACGTGGAAGTGGGTGGTTGGCCCCATGTTTCTATATGTCTGCGAGAGACTGGTGCGCTTCTATCGCTCACAGCAGAAAGTGGTGATCACCAAG GTAGTGATGCACCCTTCCAAAACCCTTGAGCTGCAGATGAAGAAGAAGGGCTTTAAGATGGAGGTCGGTCAGTATGTTTTCATCCAGTGCCCGTCGATCTCTCAGTTAGAGTGGCATCCCTTCACCCTAACCTCTGCCCCGGAGGAAGACCACCTTAGCGTGCATATCCGAATTGTAGGGGATTGGACACAAGCCCTTTATACGGCATGTGGAGGAGACAAGACTGTGGTGCTGGATGCTTGGACACTACCGAA GATGGCTATTGATGGGCCGTTTGGGACGGCCAGTGAAGATGTCTTTCGTTATGAAGTTGTGATGCTGGTTGGCGCTGGTATTGGTGTCACACCTTTCGCTTCTGTTCTGAAGTCTGTGTGGTACAAACACGTCCAAGAGAACAACGTCTTCACCAAAAAG ATCTATTTCTATTGGCTGTGTCCGGAGACGCAAGCTTTTGAATGGTTCGCGGACCTGCTGCAGAGTTTGGAAAGACAGATGACGGAGAAAAACATGAGCGATTTCCTTAGTTACAACATTTATCTCACACGCTGGAAAGACGCTGAG GCGGCCCACCTTAGGGTTCAGTATGAGGCAGAGGATGATCCTATCACTGGGCTTAAGCAGAAGACTCGGTATGGTAAACCCAACTGGGACAATGAGTTCAGTGCCATCGCTACCCAACACCCAGG TTCAAAAATTGGTGTTTTCCTGTGTGGTCCCACAGCACTGGCCACAGCTCTGGGGAAGCAGTGTATTTCACACAAAGAATCTGGAACCGAATTTATATTCAACAAAGAAAACTTCTGA
- the dynlt3 gene encoding dynein light chain Tctex-type 3: MEEYHSGDEVSFNSDEASNVVKECIEGIIGGVDYSQNKVNQWTASIVEHSLTQLVKQGKPFKYIVNCAVMQKSGAGLHTANSCYWDTTTDGSCTVRWENRTMYCVVSVFAVAIAL, encoded by the exons ATGGAGGAGTATCATTCTGGAGATGAA GTGTCTTTCAACTCAGATGAAGCAAGTAATGTTGTCAAGGAG TGCATTGAGGGTATTATTGGAGGCGTGGACTACAGCCAGAACAAAGTGAACCAGTGGACAGCCAGCATAGTTGAACACAGTCTCACTCAGTTAGTGAAACAGGGGAAACCGTTCAAGTACATTG TCAACTGTGCTGTGATGCAGAAAAGCGGCGCAGGTCTTCACACAGCCAACTCTTGTTACTGGGACACTACCACTGACG GAAGCTGCACAGTGAGGTGGGAGAACCGCACCATGTATTGCGTTGTCAGTGTGTTTGCAGTGGCTATTGCGCTATGA